Part of the Intestinibacillus sp. Marseille-P6563 genome is shown below.
AGGGCTCGTCCAAGGAACGCGGCAGCGGCATTGGCCTGGCCGTCACCGACGAGATCGTCCAAATGCACGGCGGCTCGCTGGACATCACCAGCAAACCGGGCGCCGGTACGGCTGTTTATGTGCGCGTCCCGGCCATCCAGATGGATGATGTAGACGATCCCGAATCCCTGGAGGAGAACAACACACTATGAGCAAATATGAAATGCCGGTCTGCCGCCGCAAAACCACCATTGGCGGACAGGCCATCATCGAAGGCATTGTGATGAAAGGCCCCAAACGCACCTGCGTGGTCGTGCGCAAAGGCGACGGCACGCTGGAAATCAAGGAGCGCGACAGCGCGGTGGCCAAAAGTCGGTTTTGGAAGCTGCCCATCTGCCGCGGCGCGTTTGGCCTGTTCATGGCCCTGAAAGAGGGCCTGCAAGATATCGATTATTCTTCGCAATTCATCGAGGACGATGAGGATACCGAGCCTTCCAAATTCGAGCTTTGGCTGGAACGCAAGCTGGGCTCGGAAAAGCTGGAAAAAGCCATCATGGGCTTTGCCATGGTGGTCGGCATCGCCATCCCGGTCTGCCTGTTCATGCTGCTGCCTTCGTTTGTCAGCGGCCTGCTGCCGGGCGGTACGTCCAACATCGCGCGCAACCTGGTCGAGGCGGCGCTGCGTATCCTGATCTTCCTGGCGTTCATGTGGTCGGTGAGCCACATGAAGGATATCAAACGCACCTTTGAATACCACGGTGCCGAACACAAAACCATCTTCTGCTACGAAGCCGAACTGCCGCTCACGGTCGAAAACGTGCGCAAAATGCCCCGGTTCCATCCGCGGTGCGGCACGAGTTTTATGTTCGTACTCATCATTGTGGCTACCGTGGTATCGTCCATTGTCTTTTCGCTGATCACCATCACCAACCCGTTTTTGCGGGCGCTGACCCATTTGATCATCCTGCCGCTCGTCGTTGGCATCTCCTATGAGTTCAACCGCTACGCCGGACGGCATGACAACCTGCTGTGCCGCATTTTGCGCTGGCCGGGCCTGATGATCCAGCGCCTGACCGTCTTTGAACCGGATGACAGCATGATCGAAGTTGCCATCGAAGGCATGCAGCGGGTCATCCCCCCGGACGACAGCGACACATGGTAAACCCCTTAGCTTCCTCCCTTTGGAGGAAGCTTTTCTATGGTTCCCCTATCGAAAAAGAGAGAAATAAACAGTAGTGAGGATGAAATATATGACCATGACCATCAACGACCTATACATCGAATTGCGCCGCCGGTTCCGCGCCGCAGACATCTCCATGGGCGAACTGGAAGCCCGGGAACTAGCGGCTTTTGTATCCGGCGCTGACAAGCACAAAACCGCCGACTGGGGCTATCGCTATCTGGACCCGGATACCGTGCAGGCAGCCGAGGACATGGCCGCGCGCCGGCTGGCCGGTGAACCGCTGGCCTATATTTTAGGCGAATGGGACTTTTTCGGCCGCACCTTTGTGGTCAACAAAAGTGTGCTCATTCCCCGGCCGGACACCGAACCGCTGTGTCAGCTGGCCATCGAGGATGCCAAGACACTGGAAAGCCCCAAGGTGCTCGACCTGTGCTGCGGCTCGGGCTGCATCGGCCTGACGCTGGCCGCCGAGGTGCCCGATGCGCGCATTGCAGCCGTCGACCTTTCCGAAGATGCGCTGATCGTGGCGCGCGAAAATGCCCGCCGTCTGGGCGTAACTGCCCGGTATTTTTCGGTGTGCGGGGATGCGCTCGGCCTGCCGGACGAACATCTGGGCACGTTCGACATCATGCTGTGCAATCCGCCGTATATCACCGCCGCTGAAATGGAGGAACTCGACGCCAGTGTGAGCGAATACGAGCCGCGCATGGCGCTGTATGGCGGCGAGGATGGTCTGGATTTTTACCGCAACATCGCCCGCCACTGGGCCAAGATGATGAATCCAGGCGGCCGAATGTACTTCGAATGCGGCTACCGGCAGGCGGCCGATGTGGCCGATATTTTTTCGGCCCGCGGCATGCGCGACATCTTCCTGGCCGAAGACCTGTCGGGTGTGCAGCGCATCGTGGTGGTCAAGGCGAAAATGTAAATTCTGGAATCTATTTTTCTCGAACATATTTTCGAAATTCTTCTTGCAAATTTTCTTCACCCATGGTATGATGACAGCAGAACCGAAAACCATCCGCGCCCGCGGGCGCGTTCTCTTACAGGAGGTCATCGTATATGGCAGACAAGAAGAAGCATCTGGAACTGGTCGCACCGGTATCCGATAAAAAGAAAGCCCTGGAGCAGGCGCTCGGGCTGATCGAAAAGAACTACGGCAAGGGCGCGGTCATGCGCCTGGGCGAAAACTCGAGCATGAACGTCGAGCACATCCCGACCGGCTCGATCGGGCTGGACATGGCGCTGGGCATCGGCGGCCTGCCGCGCGGCCGTATCATTGAGATCTATGGGCCGGAATCGTCCGGTAAGACCACGGTTGCTCTGCATGCGGTCGCTCAGGCCCAGAAGCTGGGCGGCGAAGCGGCCTTCATCGACGCCGAACACGCGCTGGACCCGGTCTATGCCAAGGCGCTGGGCGTGGACATCGACAGCCTGCTCGTATCCCAGCCGGACACGGGCGAACAGGGCCTCGAAATCGCCGAAGCGCTCGTGCGCTCGGGCGCGGTCGATATCGTGGTCGTGGACTCGGTCGCAGCTCTGGTGCCGCGCGCCGAAATCGAGGGCGATATGGGCGATTCGTTCGTCGGCCTGCACGCCCGCATGATGAGCCAGGCCATGCGTAAGCTGGCGGGCTCGATCTCCAAATCCAACTGCTGCGTCATCTTCATCAACCAGCTGCGCGAAAAGGTGGGCGTCATCTACGGCAGCCCGGAAGTCACCACCGGTGGCCGTGCGCTCAAGTTCTATGCGTCGGTGCGCATCGACGTGCGCCGCACCGAACACCTCAAGGACGGTGCCAACCTCATCGGCAGCCATACCCGCTGCAAAATCGTGAAAAACAAGGTCGCGCCTCCGTTCAAGGAAGCCGAATTCGATATTATGTACGGCGAAGGCATCTCGTTCACCGGCGAACTGGTCGATCTTGGCGTCAAATACGGCATTATCCAAAAGGCCGGCGCATGGTTCTCCATGGGCGATACCCGTCTGGGCCAGGGCCGCGACAATGCCAAGCTGTACTTTAAAGAACACCCCGAAGAAGCCGAAGAAGTCCACAAGCAGATCGAACAGGCCATCCTGGCTGAGCGCGAGGAAGCGCTCAAAAAGGGCGGCAAAGCTGGCCGCGGCAAGGCCGATACTGCACCGGCGTCCGGCAAGCCTGAACCCCCGGCAGCCCCCAAGGCCGCCCCAGTCACCGCGTCCAAGGCGGTGTCGATTGACGCCGACGACTTTGACGACGATCTGGAAATCTAAATGGAAGAACTGGAAAAAGCCTACCGGGCCGCGCTGGACGAAGCGGCCCGCCAGCTTTCTTACCGTGACCTGAGCGCGCAGACCCTGCGCGAAAAATTAGTCAAAAAAGGCCACAGCGAGGATGCCGCCGATTATGCCATCGCCTATTTGCAGGCACGCCGTCTGCTCGACGACAGCCGCTTTGCCGATACGGCCGTGCGCTCGTATGAGCGACGCGGCTACGGCGAACACCGCATCCGGCAGGAACTGCACCGCCGCGGCGTGTCCCGCGAAGACGCGGACGCCGCGCTCGAGGACTTTTCCCCCGACCCGGACACTTTGCGCGCTCTGCTCGACAAAAAGCTCAATGGCGATGCTTCCGATCCCAAAGCGGTCCAGCGGGCGGTCGCTTTTTTGCAGCGGCGCGGCTTTTCCTGGGGCGACATCCGGCAGGCGCTCAAAGACTATGGCACCGCAATCGATGAATCGTTTGACTGAAATTGTTCATTTTCGCCGTTCGGGGCAAACCCGAACGGCGCTTTTTTGTGCTGACAAGTGGGGCAGAATATGATAGAATGGTATGAATAAAAATCAATAGGAGGAACCGTTTTTGTGACTAAGATCGGACTTATCTCGCTCGGCTGCGCCAAGAACCTGGTCGATTCCGAGCATATGCTGGCCCGCCTGCGCGATGCGGGTTATGCTATCACCGACGACATCACCGAAGCTGAGGTCGGCATCGTCAACACCTGCGGCTTTATCGAAGCGGCCAAAACCGAGGCCATTGAAACCATTCTGGACGTGGCACGTTATAAGGAGCAGGGTAAACTGCGGGGCCTGATCGTGACTGGCTGCCTGGCGCAGCGCTACCGCGCCGAGATCGAAAGCGACCTGCCCGAGGTGGACGCCATCTGCGGCACGGGTAGCTATGAAAACATCGTGGACGCGGTGCGCGACGTGCTGGACGGCAAAAAAGCAGTCTACATGCGCGACATGGCTGCCGCAGCGCTCGAAGGCGAACGCGACCGCCTGACCCCCTCTTACACCGCCTTCCTGAAAATCGCCGAGGGCTGCTCCAACCGGTGCGGCTACTGCATCATCCCCAAGCTGCGCGGACCGTATCGCAGCCGCCAGATGGAAGATGTCCTCACTGAAGCGCGTGAACTGGCTGCGTCCGGCGTCAAGGAGATCATCGTCATCGCGCAGGACATCACCAAATACGGTCTGGACCTGCCCGAACACAAGCGCCTACTGCCCGAACTGCTCCGGCAGCTGTGCCAGATGGACTTTACCTGGGTACGCCTGCACTACCTCTACCCCGACCAGATCACCGACGAACTGGTGGATGTGATCGCGCAGGAACCCAAGATCGTCAAATATCTGGACATCCCCCTTCAGCATGTGTCGAAGCGTATCCTGCGGGCCATGCACCGACCGGGCGACCGCGACGAACTGACCGCCCTCATCCACATGCTGCGCGAGCGCATCCCGGGCTTGGTGCTGCGCACCAGCCTGATTGTCGGCCTGCCGGGCGAAACCGAAGAAGAATTTGCCGAACTGTGTGCCTTTTTGCAGGAAACCCGTATCGAGCGCGCGGGCGTGTTTGAATTCTCCCCCGAAGAAGGCACCGAAGCCGCCGAACTGCCGGGCCAGATCGACGACGATACCAAAATGCGCCGCCGTCTGATCATCGAAGAGCTGCAATCGGGCGTTATCGACGACTATAACCTGTCCCGTATGCACGAAACGCTTGACGTTTTGTGCGAAGGGTGGGATAATGATTCGGGACTGTATTTCGGGCGCACCTATGCCGATTCGGTCGAAGTCGACGGCAAGGTCTATTTTGCATCCGAAACCCCGGTCAAACCCGGCGACTTTGTGCCGGTCCGTATGGAAAATAGTTTGGGCGCTGATTTGGAAGGCGTCCGTGTAGGAGGTTCTGCTTCGTGACCACAGCTAATAAAATCACGCTTGTGCGCATCTGCATGATCCCGTTCTTTATCTGGTTTGCTCTGCAAAACGACTCGACCAGCCTGATTGTGGCGCTCGTTTTGTTCTGCCTGGCATCGTTCACCGACTTTTTAGACGGCTATGTTGCGCGCAAATACAATCAGGTGACCGACTTCGGCAAGTTCGTCGACCCGCTCGCGGACAAGCTGCTCGTCACCGCGGCCCTGCTCATCTTTATCGAAAAGGGTATCTTCCCGGCGTGGATGGTCTTCATCATCCTGGCGCGTGAATTCATCATCACCTCGCTGCGCAACGTCGCGGCCGCCAAAGGCCGCGTGCTCGCCGCCACCTGGACGGGCAAGGTCAAGACCTGCATCCAGATCGCAGGCATTATCATCGACTTCCTGTTCCTGATCGTCACCGGCACTTCGGATGCGGTCGTCGCTTCCAGCGTTGGCGTCATCGGCGGCGCAGACGGTCCGACCGCTGTGATGACCAGCGGCCTGCCGCTTACGACCATTGTGGCCTGGGTGGTCACGCTCGTCACGCTGTATGCGGGCATCGATTACCTGTACAAAAACTGGGACCTCATCAAAGACGGCGCGGTCAAGCCCAAGAACTAACACAAAAAGCCCTCGGAATCTAAGATTCCGAGGGCTTTTTAAGTTTCGGTCAAGCCTTTTCAAAGGCTTGCGGGGTGTGGGGCAGAGCCCCGCTTAAAACGGCCCGCGCTTGCTCCCCACAAAGAACACGGTCATCACGCCCGGCCCGGTGTGCGACCCGATGACCGTATCCAGCATGCGGATCTCGGTCTGAAGTCCAGCGGCTTGCAGCTTGTCCGCAACATAACGCGCGTCCTCCTCGCAGTCGCCATGGCTGATGCGCATAGGCGTATCCCGCTCGACGACTTGTGCCAGTGCGGTTTCCACCAGCTTATCGAGCGCTTTTTTGCGGCCGCGAATCTTGCCGCACACTTGCAGCTTACCCGCATCATCGACATAGATCATCGGCTTAATGCCGATCAGGCTGCCCACAATCGCCGCCGATTTGCTCACCCGGCCGCCGCGCCACAGGTGTTTGAGGTCGTTGACCGTCACCAGATGGATGACTTTCAGCCGCAATTCTTCAATGGCATCGCCCGCTTCATCGGCGGTATAGCCTGCGTCGCGGAGCTGACGCGCCCGCTCAACGAGCAGGCCCTCGCCGCCAGCCGCAGCCAGCGAATCGACGCACCGAATGACCCGGTCGGGAAATTCCTCGCGCACTTCGGCGGCTGCGATGCAGCCCGCCTGAAACGAGCCGGACAAACCAGACGAAAAACCGACATACAGCACGTCCATCCCCTCGCGGCAGGCGGCGCGGAAATGTTCCTGATATTCCTCCATCGTGGCCTGGGAGGTCTGGCTGAGTTTGCCGGCACGCAGGTTGTCATAAAACTCAGGAAACGGGATGGTTTTCCCAAAATCCTCGCGCACCGTGCGCCCGTCCATAGTGAACGACAGGGGCGCACAGCGAATCTCATTCTTTTCGTAGTATTCTCCGGTTTCGTCGGTAGTCGAGTTGGCAACCAACACAAATTTGCGCATAACGCCCTCCTTTATTCGATTTCGGTCAAGGGCAGGATATGTCCGCTGAGCGATTCACCGCCGTTCGCGGTGACCAGATAGGTGTTTTCACTGCCCACCATACCAATGCCATCGAGTGCGATCTTGGGCTCAATGGCAAAGATCATGCCTTCTTCGATCGGCTCGCGGAAGGATTTGGCCAGCACCGGAGCCTCGTCCATCGCCAGACCAATCGAATGGCCCAGGAATTTCGCGCCCGACATGAAGCCCTTGTGATATTCCTCCGGAAGCATTTCCAGAGCCTTTTCATAGATTTCCTCCGGAATGGCGCCCGGCTTGAGCTGCGATGCCGCCCAGGCTTCGATGCGCGCGCATACGTCATAGGCATGCCGGATGCGGTCAGCCTGCGGATGCTCGTCCAGCTTGCCATAGAAGTAAACGACCGTCTTGTCCGAATGGTATCCCAAAATACCGCTGCCCTGATCGAGCATCACCAGATCGCCCTTTTTCAGATACCGCGTGGGCGAACCCATGGCCTGTACCGAAACGCAGGTGCCGATGCAGCCATCCGGACCATCGAATGCCAGCGGGGCCAGCGTGCTTTCGCTAAATCCAGCCATCCCGGCAGCGTCCTCACCCATCGACTGGTTATACCGGCAAATGCCCATCGAACCCTGACGCAGCAGCTCTAAGAAGGTTTCCCCGCACAGTTCGGATTCGCTCATCCCCTCGCGCAGGATGGTGGGCATAAATCTCTCGGTCACGTCAGCCAGAATTTCCCCGGCCTTGCGCAGGCATTCGATCTCATAGGCGCTCTTGCGTGCACGCAGGGAGTCGATGACCGGATGAATGGACTTCCAAGAATCAAACGGCAGGCGCGACTGCACCATGTTCAGCCAGTCGAGCGTGGCGTTTTTGGCTTCCAAATACACGCACGACGGCATATGCTGAAAATGTTCGGCCAGGGTGCGGTAGGAACGCATGGGCCGGATGTCGGCAAAATAGGATTCCTGCTGGGCGCGTTCCAGGCTGCGGCGCACCCACAAAATGGCCTCGTCGGGGGTGATGGTCAGCGCGGCCTGCTGGACCGTGCCGGTCAGGTAATACAAATTGATTTTATCGCAGATGAGGACAAACGACCATTCCGGGTCGGTTTCTTGGAGCTTTGCACGCAAAGCAGCGAGCCGATTGTCGAGCTCTTCCTTGGGCACACGGGCATGGAAATCAAACATCGTGGTATACTCCTTTATATAAGGGGGATGGCTCACCCCTATGATAATACCCCTATTGTACCACATCACCCTCGAAAGATGAAGGATTTTTCCATCTACCCCCGCGTCAAACAATACACATACGCGCCATATACCGCCAGAAGCAAAGCGCCCTGCGCTCGCCGCAGACGTCCGGCGAACATGGGCGGCAGCATAGCCAGCGCCATCAGCGTCACGGTAAACGGCAAATCGCGCAAAAAGGTGTCGGTGCTCACGGGCAGCACCCCGCCGCCTGCCGCCGCGCTGGCAGGCAGCACGAGCGTCAGATCGATGATATTGGCGCCCACGATATTCCCGGCCGACAGCGTACTCTCCCGCCGCCGGATGGCGGCCAGGGCGGTCATGAGTTCGGGCAGCGAAGTGCCCAGCGCCACCAGCGTCAGACCGATCACACTTTCCGGTACCCCCAGCATACGCGCCAGAATGACGCCATGGTCGACCATCAGTTTGGCGCCGAGCACCACCGCCGCGCCGCCCAGCACGAACTGCATGATCGTGCGCCCGCGCTCGCCAGGGGCGAAGCGGCGCACCGAAGCATCCGGCCGTCCACTGGCCGCGCCTTGCAGGTTCATAGCCAAAAAGGCGAACAAAACAGCCAGCAAGCCGAGCGCTTCGCCCGGATTGAGCATCCCATCGGCGGCCATGCAGCCCAGCAGGATGGTCGCGCCGAGCATCAGTCCGCCTTTGGTCCGCGCTTCGCGCGCCTGGAAAGCGGCCGGTGCGAGCAGGGCCGAAAGGCCTAGGATCAGACCGGTGTTGCAGGCCGCTGACCCTACGGCATTACCGACCGCCAGATCGGTCGAGCCACGCAGCGTGGCTAGCACGGACACGGTCAGCTCGGGCGCTGTGGTGCACAGGCTGACCAGAGTGGCCCCCACCACAAAGCGCGGGATACCGCTGGCCTCGGCCAGCCGGGCGGCAGCATCCACGAACTGGTCGCCCCCGCGCATGGTCAGATACAGGCCGATGGTAAAAAACGCAGCGGCCAACAAAACGGTCGTCATGGCACGATCCCCCCATTTCTTTTCCCTACACCCTATGCGCCAAACAGAAAAACTATACGGGAACTTCACAGTGCAAAGATTGACAGAAGAGGGCGAACGCGGTATGATGAAATCGGAATGCCGCAAACAAATTCACGGGAGGCAACTATGAAAAGGCAACTGGGAAAACTTTTAGGCGACCGCCGCATTATGGGGGGCATTCTGCTCATTTTGCAGGCTTTTCTGGTCGTTTGGGGAATGAGCAAGGTGATCGAACACGTTCCTTGGGTCGATCGCTTTTGCACCATGCTTTCGGTTGTCATCATCATTTGGCTTGTGCGCAAGTACGACAATCCGTCTTATAAGATCCCTTGGATCATCCTGATCCTGCTTTTCCCTTTGTTTGGCGGACTGTTTTATCTTCTCTGGGGCAACACCCCCTTCAACCGTGCCCGGGTGGAACACAAATTCCCCAATACCCGGCCGGATTTTTCGGTCGGCGTTTCCCATCCGGCCGGCGGGCGGTTAATCGCGGCCATGCCGCGCCATACCCGCCGCACCAACTATATCGAATCGCTCACCGGTATGCCTGCCTGGGGCGAAACGACGACTCGCTATTTCCCGGTGGGAGAAAAACAATTTGAAGCCATGTGCTTAGAACTGAAGAAAGCCAAGCGCTTTATCTTCATGGAATATTTCATCATCGAGCCCGGCGAAATGTGGAACGCCATTCTGGATATTCTGGTGCAGAAAGTTGAGCAGGGCGTCGAAGTGCGCATCATGTATGACGATGCGGGGTGTCTGTCCAAACTTCCGGCCGGCTATGATCGTTATCTGCGCTCGCTGGGCATGCGGGTGGTACGCTTTAACCGCTTCATCCCCACCCTCAACACCTATCTCAACTACCGCGACCACCGAAAGATCATGGTCATCGACGGCAACGTCGGTTACATGGGCGGCACCAACATTGCCGACGAATACATCAACCGCAGTTCGCCCTTTGGTCACTGGAAGGATACCAGCCTGGAACTGCGCGGCGCCGGGGTCGCCAATATGACCGAGCTGTTTTTGGAGGTGTGGGAATACGCCACCGGCGTTGTGACGGCCGACCATCTGCAATACCGTCCCACCCTGTCCCGTCCCGGCGACGGCTATGTGCAATCCTTTGGCGATACGCCGCTGGACGACTTCAACGTCGGCGAAACTGTCTACATGCAGATCATCAACAATGCGCGCAATTATGTCTATATCACCACCCCATATCTCATCCTGGACAACGAAATGATTCAGGCGCTGACCACGGCCGCACAAAGCGGCGTGGATGTGCGCATCATCACGCCGGGCATCCCGGACAAAAAGCTGGTATATCTGGCAACCCGCTCGTTTTATCAGCAGCTCTCGCGCTCCGGGGTGCGCATCTATGAATACACCCCCGGTTTCCTGCACGCCAAAATGATCGTATCCGATGACGACGTGGGCGTGGTGGGCACGATCAATATGGACTTCCGCTCATTCTTCATGCACTTTGAATGCGGCACGGTGCTGTATGGCGGCCAGGTCATCCACGACATCAAAAACGATATGCTCGATATCATGGCCCAGTCGCGTTCGGTCGACCGGGAATGGTTCCGGCATGTGCCGTGGCTCTCGTCCATCCTGGCATCGATCATGCGTTTGTTCGCACCGCTCTTATAGTAACATTCACCAAAAATGGGTATACAAAAAACTCCGGTTTGCCGGAGTTTTTTGTCTTGTGTTCCCGATTTGGGGCTGCTATACTAGACATCAGACACCCATTTGTCGAAAGGACGGAGCATCATGGAAACGCAAAAGCAGCAGACCAAACAATGGCTCGGCTTTTTGATGGCTTTTACTGGCGGCTGCCTCTGGGGATTTTCGGGCGCATGCAGCCAATTCTTATTTACCTATAAAAACCTGACGAGCGATTGGCTGGTGCCTTGGCGACTCATGATCGCCGGCACCTTGATGGTGGTGATCCTGATCCTGCGCAAAGGGCGGGAGGCTTTCGCCATTTGGCGCAATCCGCGCCATGTGCGGCTGCTCATTTTGTTCGGCCTGCTGGGCATCAGCGGCTGCCAATACAGCTACCTGACTTCCATTCAATATTCCAATGCTGGTACGGCAACCGTTCTGCAATATCTGGGGCCTGCCCTGATTATGCTGTATATGTGCATCCGTACCCGCCGTGCCCCCCGGCCGGTGGAGATCATTGTGCTTCTTTTGGACCTGACCGGTATTTTCCTAATTGCCACGCATGGCAGCTTTCATTCGCTGGCGCTCTCCAGCCAGGCCCTGTTCTGGGGACTGCTCGGCGCGGTCTTTGTCGCCATCTATACCGTGTCGCCGGTCACCCTGCTGGCCAATTATGACTCGTTTGCCGTGGTCGGCTGGGGTATGTTCGTCGGCGGCATTGCGGTCATGCTTTGGCAGCAACC
Proteins encoded:
- a CDS encoding DegV family protein, translated to MRKFVLVANSTTDETGEYYEKNEIRCAPLSFTMDGRTVREDFGKTIPFPEFYDNLRAGKLSQTSQATMEEYQEHFRAACREGMDVLYVGFSSGLSGSFQAGCIAAAEVREEFPDRVIRCVDSLAAAGGEGLLVERARQLRDAGYTADEAGDAIEELRLKVIHLVTVNDLKHLWRGGRVSKSAAIVGSLIGIKPMIYVDDAGKLQVCGKIRGRKKALDKLVETALAQVVERDTPMRISHGDCEEDARYVADKLQAAGLQTEIRMLDTVIGSHTGPGVMTVFFVGSKRGPF
- the pgsA gene encoding CDP-diacylglycerol--glycerol-3-phosphate 3-phosphatidyltransferase is translated as MTTANKITLVRICMIPFFIWFALQNDSTSLIVALVLFCLASFTDFLDGYVARKYNQVTDFGKFVDPLADKLLVTAALLIFIEKGIFPAWMVFIILAREFIITSLRNVAAAKGRVLAATWTGKVKTCIQIAGIIIDFLFLIVTGTSDAVVASSVGVIGGADGPTAVMTSGLPLTTIVAWVVTLVTLYAGIDYLYKNWDLIKDGAVKPKN
- the rimO gene encoding 30S ribosomal protein S12 methylthiotransferase RimO, producing MTKIGLISLGCAKNLVDSEHMLARLRDAGYAITDDITEAEVGIVNTCGFIEAAKTEAIETILDVARYKEQGKLRGLIVTGCLAQRYRAEIESDLPEVDAICGTGSYENIVDAVRDVLDGKKAVYMRDMAAAALEGERDRLTPSYTAFLKIAEGCSNRCGYCIIPKLRGPYRSRQMEDVLTEARELAASGVKEIIVIAQDITKYGLDLPEHKRLLPELLRQLCQMDFTWVRLHYLYPDQITDELVDVIAQEPKIVKYLDIPLQHVSKRILRAMHRPGDRDELTALIHMLRERIPGLVLRTSLIVGLPGETEEEFAELCAFLQETRIERAGVFEFSPEEGTEAAELPGQIDDDTKMRRRLIIEELQSGVIDDYNLSRMHETLDVLCEGWDNDSGLYFGRTYADSVEVDGKVYFASETPVKPGDFVPVRMENSLGADLEGVRVGGSAS
- a CDS encoding M24 family metallopeptidase yields the protein MFDFHARVPKEELDNRLAALRAKLQETDPEWSFVLICDKINLYYLTGTVQQAALTITPDEAILWVRRSLERAQQESYFADIRPMRSYRTLAEHFQHMPSCVYLEAKNATLDWLNMVQSRLPFDSWKSIHPVIDSLRARKSAYEIECLRKAGEILADVTERFMPTILREGMSESELCGETFLELLRQGSMGICRYNQSMGEDAAGMAGFSESTLAPLAFDGPDGCIGTCVSVQAMGSPTRYLKKGDLVMLDQGSGILGYHSDKTVVYFYGKLDEHPQADRIRHAYDVCARIEAWAASQLKPGAIPEEIYEKALEMLPEEYHKGFMSGAKFLGHSIGLAMDEAPVLAKSFREPIEEGMIFAIEPKIALDGIGMVGSENTYLVTANGGESLSGHILPLTEIE
- the prmC gene encoding peptide chain release factor N(5)-glutamine methyltransferase translates to MTMTINDLYIELRRRFRAADISMGELEARELAAFVSGADKHKTADWGYRYLDPDTVQAAEDMAARRLAGEPLAYILGEWDFFGRTFVVNKSVLIPRPDTEPLCQLAIEDAKTLESPKVLDLCCGSGCIGLTLAAEVPDARIAAVDLSEDALIVARENARRLGVTARYFSVCGDALGLPDEHLGTFDIMLCNPPYITAAEMEELDASVSEYEPRMALYGGEDGLDFYRNIARHWAKMMNPGGRMYFECGYRQAADVADIFSARGMRDIFLAEDLSGVQRIVVVKAKM
- a CDS encoding DMT family transporter produces the protein METQKQQTKQWLGFLMAFTGGCLWGFSGACSQFLFTYKNLTSDWLVPWRLMIAGTLMVVILILRKGREAFAIWRNPRHVRLLILFGLLGISGCQYSYLTSIQYSNAGTATVLQYLGPALIMLYMCIRTRRAPRPVEIIVLLLDLTGIFLIATHGSFHSLALSSQALFWGLLGAVFVAIYTVSPVTLLANYDSFAVVGWGMFVGGIAVMLWQQPWRTPVVLDGEAIFFIGCVIVFGSVLAFTLYVEGVRHIGPSIVGLISSIEPVSAALFTVFWLGVTLTVADLLGFACILLTIVLLALRK
- the recA gene encoding recombinase RecA, whose translation is MADKKKHLELVAPVSDKKKALEQALGLIEKNYGKGAVMRLGENSSMNVEHIPTGSIGLDMALGIGGLPRGRIIEIYGPESSGKTTVALHAVAQAQKLGGEAAFIDAEHALDPVYAKALGVDIDSLLVSQPDTGEQGLEIAEALVRSGAVDIVVVDSVAALVPRAEIEGDMGDSFVGLHARMMSQAMRKLAGSISKSNCCVIFINQLREKVGVIYGSPEVTTGGRALKFYASVRIDVRRTEHLKDGANLIGSHTRCKIVKNKVAPPFKEAEFDIMYGEGISFTGELVDLGVKYGIIQKAGAWFSMGDTRLGQGRDNAKLYFKEHPEEAEEVHKQIEQAILAEREEALKKGGKAGRGKADTAPASGKPEPPAAPKAAPVTASKAVSIDADDFDDDLEI
- a CDS encoding regulatory protein RecX — its product is MEELEKAYRAALDEAARQLSYRDLSAQTLREKLVKKGHSEDAADYAIAYLQARRLLDDSRFADTAVRSYERRGYGEHRIRQELHRRGVSREDADAALEDFSPDPDTLRALLDKKLNGDASDPKAVQRAVAFLQRRGFSWGDIRQALKDYGTAIDESFD
- a CDS encoding DUF1385 domain-containing protein, with the protein product MSKYEMPVCRRKTTIGGQAIIEGIVMKGPKRTCVVVRKGDGTLEIKERDSAVAKSRFWKLPICRGAFGLFMALKEGLQDIDYSSQFIEDDEDTEPSKFELWLERKLGSEKLEKAIMGFAMVVGIAIPVCLFMLLPSFVSGLLPGGTSNIARNLVEAALRILIFLAFMWSVSHMKDIKRTFEYHGAEHKTIFCYEAELPLTVENVRKMPRFHPRCGTSFMFVLIIVATVVSSIVFSLITITNPFLRALTHLIILPLVVGISYEFNRYAGRHDNLLCRILRWPGLMIQRLTVFEPDDSMIEVAIEGMQRVIPPDDSDTW
- a CDS encoding calcium/sodium antiporter, which gives rise to MTTVLLAAAFFTIGLYLTMRGGDQFVDAAARLAEASGIPRFVVGATLVSLCTTAPELTVSVLATLRGSTDLAVGNAVGSAACNTGLILGLSALLAPAAFQAREARTKGGLMLGATILLGCMAADGMLNPGEALGLLAVLFAFLAMNLQGAASGRPDASVRRFAPGERGRTIMQFVLGGAAVVLGAKLMVDHGVILARMLGVPESVIGLTLVALGTSLPELMTALAAIRRRESTLSAGNIVGANIIDLTLVLPASAAAGGGVLPVSTDTFLRDLPFTVTLMALAMLPPMFAGRLRRAQGALLLAVYGAYVYCLTRG
- the cls gene encoding cardiolipin synthase, producing MKRQLGKLLGDRRIMGGILLILQAFLVVWGMSKVIEHVPWVDRFCTMLSVVIIIWLVRKYDNPSYKIPWIILILLFPLFGGLFYLLWGNTPFNRARVEHKFPNTRPDFSVGVSHPAGGRLIAAMPRHTRRTNYIESLTGMPAWGETTTRYFPVGEKQFEAMCLELKKAKRFIFMEYFIIEPGEMWNAILDILVQKVEQGVEVRIMYDDAGCLSKLPAGYDRYLRSLGMRVVRFNRFIPTLNTYLNYRDHRKIMVIDGNVGYMGGTNIADEYINRSSPFGHWKDTSLELRGAGVANMTELFLEVWEYATGVVTADHLQYRPTLSRPGDGYVQSFGDTPLDDFNVGETVYMQIINNARNYVYITTPYLILDNEMIQALTTAAQSGVDVRIITPGIPDKKLVYLATRSFYQQLSRSGVRIYEYTPGFLHAKMIVSDDDVGVVGTINMDFRSFFMHFECGTVLYGGQVIHDIKNDMLDIMAQSRSVDREWFRHVPWLSSILASIMRLFAPLL